The Opitutus sp. ER46 genome contains the following window.
CCGCGCGCTGCTCGGCCTCCTGCCGGGCCTGCTCGATCTGCGCCAGGCGCGCCCTTTCAGCGCGGAGCGAGGCCAGTTCAGCCTGCGCGTCACGCAGGTCGTTGGTGAGTTTCTCGTTCGCTCCGGTGATCTCGGCCACGGTGCCGGCGGTGCGCTGGCCGACCGACTGGGCGTCGGCGAACTTGCCGCGCAGGTCTTCCACCGCGGTGCGCAGGGTGGCGGCGTCCGCCGATGCCGCGGTCAGCCGGGTGTTGTCGGCCTGGAGACTCGCGACCTGGGCCCCGAGGTCCTTCACGTTGCCCTGCAGCCGCTCGTTTGCCTCGGACAGATCGTTGATCTTGGCGAGCTGCTCCTGGGCGACGCGGTTCGCCGCCGCAAAGCGCGTGCGCAGGTCGTTGAGCTCGGACTTCGAGCCTTCGGTCGACTGCCGCAACTGCGCCAGCTGCTGCTCGAGCGTGGTCTTCTCCGTGGCGAGCTTCTCGTTCACCTCCATCAGCTCGCCCACGGTGGTGGCCTGCTGCTGGGTCGCCTTGGCGGCGTCGGCGTACTTTGCCTGCATCGCGGCGTACTCGGTCCGCACCTTCTCGGTCTCGCCCTGGGCGGCGATCACCGACTGGCGCAGTTCCGCGAGCTGCTGGTCCGCCGTGTTGAGCCGCGTGAAGAGCTGCTCCACCTGCGTGCGCAGCGTGTCGCGTTCCTGCGTCGGCGCCTTCAGCGCCTCACGGGCCTGCTCGAGTTCGCGGGTGCGGGTCTCGAGCGCGGTGTTGAGATTCGCCTGCGCGCCGCGGGTCCGCTCCAACTCGGTCTGCGCTGCGGTCAGCTGCGCCCGAAGGTCGTCCGTCGCCGCCTTCACATTCGAATCCTCCGCCGCCTTCACCTGCATCAGCGCGCGGTTGGCATCGGACAGCGCCCGGTTCGACTCGCGCGCGCCCTGCAGTTGCGCGGCGAAGGTCGCGAGCTCCTGCGCGGAACTCTTGCGCTCGGCGTCGAGCTGCGACTCCAACGAACGCACGTGCTCCTGGAGCGTCTGCATCTCCAGCTTCATGGCGTCGGTCGGCGCCGCCTTGATCGCCGCCGCCTGGGCCGCGAGCGCCGCCGCCGTGCCCTGCTTCGAAACTTCGAGGTCCTTCTGCAGGCTGTCGTTGGTCGCCGTCAGCTCCGCAATCGTACTGCTCGCCGCCTCGAGCTGAGCGGTGAGTTTCTCCACCGACTGCCGCGCGCGCAGGGCGTCCTGCTGCACGCCGGTGAGCCGGTCGCGCTCGGCTTCGGCGTCGGCCAGCTGCTTCGCCAGGTTCGTCCGCTCGCGCTCGAGCGTCTCGCGCGCCTGCTGGGCCTGCGCCCGCGCCTGTTGCTCCTGCGCGAGGGTCTGCTCGCGCTGCTGCAACGCGCGCTGGAGGCTGGCGCGTTCGGCGGCAGCATCCTCCGCACTCTTGCGCGCCTCGGCCAGCGCCTGCGTCCGCTGCGTCAGCTCCTGCTGCAAGGTCGTCTTCTCCGCGCCGAGCGACTCGGCGGTCTTGCCCGTCTCCGCCAACGCCTGTTCGCGTTTCGCGAGTTCCTGCCGAAGCGCCGTCTTCTCTATCGTCAGCGCATCGGCTGTCTTGCCTGCTTCGGCGAGCGCCTGTTCGCGCTTTGAAAGTTCTTCCTGCAATGCCGTCTTTTCGGACTCGAGCGCCGTACGGGCCTGCTGCGCCTGCGCCAGCGCGTCGCGCTGCTGCTTGAGTTCCGTCTCGAGTGTCGCCTTGTCGCGGACGAGTGCGTCGCGGGCCTTGCCGGCGTCGGACGCCTCCACCTGCAGCGCCGCGAGCGTGGCCTGGGCGGCCTTGGCCGCCGCGGTCTGCACCGCGATCGCCGCCGCCCCACCCTGCTTGGCGCCATCGAGTTCCTTGCGCAGCGACGCGACCGTGCCGGAAAGATCGGCGTTGGCGCGGTTCGCCGCGTCGAGGTCGGCCGCCAGCTTCTCCGCGCGCGTCCGCTCCTGCGCGGCGTCCTGCTGCGCCGCCGTGAGCCGGTCGCGCTCGGCGGTGACGTCGGCCAGCTGTCGGGTCAGCTCGGCCTTCGTCTGCTCCAGCGCCTCGCGGGCCTGCTGTTCACGCGCGAGCGACTGTTGCTGGGCCGTCTTCTCCGCGGTGAGGGCTTCGCCCGCCTTGCCCGCTTCGGCCAGGGCCTGCTCGCGTTTCGAAAGTTCCGCCTCCAACGCCGTCTTTTCGGACTCGAGCGCCGTACGGGCCTGCTGCGCCTGCGCCAGCGCGTCGCGCTGCTGCTTGAGCTCCGTCTCGAGTGTCGCCTTGTCGCGGACGAGTGCGTCGCGGGCCTTGCCGGCGTCGGACGCCTCCACCTGCAGCGCCGCCAGCGTGGCCTGGGCGGCCTTGGCCGCCGCGGTCTGCACCGCGATCGCCGCCGCCCCACCCTGCTTGGCGCCGTCGAGTTCCTTGCGCAGCGAGGCGACCGTGCCGGTGAGGTCGGTGTTGGCGCGGTTCGCCGCGTCGAGGTCGGCCGCCAGTTTCTCCGCGCGCGTCCGCTCCTGCGCGACGTCCTGCTGCGCGGCGGCCTTTTCGTTGGCGAGTTGGTCCCGCTGCTTCGTGGCCTCGGCGAGCGCCTCCTGCTGACGCGTCGCGTCCGCCCGCCCCTGCTTCAATTTGTCCGCCGTCGCGGTGAGCTCCCGGTTCGCCGCCTCGGCCGCCTGCAGCTTCGCGGTCAGTCCCTCCAGCTGCGTCCGCCCTTCGTTCGCACTCGCCTGAGCGGATTGCGCAGTCTGCGCCAGCCGGTCGCGCTCGGCGCGCAACCCGGCCACCTGTTCGTTAAGCTGCTTGTTCGTCTGCTCGAGCTGCTGCGTGAAGCCCTCGCGATCGCCCTGGCGTTTGGACAGCTCCTCGAGCTGCGTCTGCGCGGCCTGCTTTTCCGCCGTCGCCGCATCGCGTTCCCGCGTCGTGGCAGCGAGCGCCTCCTTGCTCTGCGTGAGCTGCGTCTGACTCTGCGTCAGCTCCGCCTGGATTTCCGTGAGCTTGCGCGCGGTCTCGGCAAGCCGGTCGCGCTCCGCGGCCAGGCCGGCGAGGCGCTCGTTCAACTGGGCATTCGTCTGCTCCAGTCTCTCGACAAAGGCGCGCTGCTCCTGCGCTGACTTCTCGGCGGCGGCGAGCCGGGCCGCGAGCTCGGGATCGACGGCAGGCTTCTCCCGCGCGGCGCGCTCCACGTCGGCCAGCTGTCGCACCGCGCGGTCGCGCTCGGCCCGCGCGGCTTCAAGTTCCTGCCCGGCCCCGGCGACGGCCTGCTTCAGCGCGGCGGCGCCGGAGGCGGACGCCTCGCTCAACGCGGCGCTGATCCGGGCCTTGTCGGCGCGCTCCTGTTCCAGGGCGGCCTTGGCGGCCTCGAGCTGCGGTTGCAGATCGGCGAGGGCGCGCTTGGCGGTGCCAAGCTCGGCGGCGGTGTCGCCCAACTGGCGGCGCAATTCATCGGTCGGCTCCGTGTCGGCGCGCTTGGCCGCCGCCTCCGCGAGCTGCCGTTCCAGCGCGCTCTTCTCGGCCGCGAGCGTCTCGCGCTGCTTCTCCGCCAGGGCAAGCGCCGCCTCGGCGCGCGTCACGCGATCCTGGATACCGGCGGCCCCAGCCAATTCATCCCGGAGGCGGGCGTTCTGCACGCGCAGCGTGGCGAGTTCGGCGCCGGTGCCCGCCTGGGCCTGCAACTGCTTGTTCTCTTCCGCCAGCTTCTCGTTCGCGGCCCGGAGGGCCGTGAGCTGCTGGTTCAACGCGGCGAGTTGGGCGGAATCCGCCGCCGGCGCGGCGGGAGCGGCGACATTCGCAGCGGCGGCGTTGGCGCCGCCGGACTTCTCCTCGAGCGCGCGCAACTGCCGGTTCATCTGCGTCAGGCGGATCGTCGAGGACTTCACCTCGTCGTTCAGCCGCGCGTTCTCCGTAAGCAGCTTTGCGATGCGCGGGTCGGCCTCGGCAAGCTGCGCGACGGTCAAGTTCGTGGTCTCGGGCTTGGCGTCGGCCGCCGCGGGCGCGGCGGTCTGACGCGCAGCCGCCAACTGGGCCGCGAGTTCGGTCGCGCGCTGCTCGGCTGCCTGCCGCTGCTGCGTGAGCTCGTCGACCTGAGCGCGAAGGGCGGCGGCGTTGGACTGCGCCGGCGAGGGCTGGGCGACAGTCCGCAGGCGCTCGTTCTCCTTGGAAAGCTGGGTGGCGGTCGCCTGGGCCTCCGCCAGGGCGGTCCGCGCGGTGGCGAGATCGGCGGCGAGACGCTCGCGGCCGGCGGCCTCTTCGCGGGCCTTGGCATCCGCCGCGGCCGCGGCCTGCAGGCGCTGCTCCAGATCGGCCTTCTCCTTCGCGAGATCGCGGGCGGTGTCGGAAAGCTTCGTGTTCTGCGCGCGCAACGCCTCGAGCTCCGCCTTGAGGGTCGCAAGCTCCGCGTTGACCGCCGCCAGCTCGGGCGCGGGCGTTGCCGGCGCGGCGGCCGGCGGAGCACCCGCGGATGCGTTGGCGGCGACCGCAGGCGCAGCGGCCTTGGCATCGGTGGCAAGGCGCGCGCGGAGGGTGTCGAGCACCACCTGGGCCTGGGTGGCCTGCGCGGGCGTGAGCTGCTGGGCCACGATGTCGCGGCCGGTCGGCTTCGCGCCGTTCTCGACGGCGAGCGACAGCCAGGCGTGGGCCTCGAGCAGGTTCTGCATCACGCCGCGGCCTTCGGCCAGGAGGATGCCGAGGTTGTTCTGCGCGGGGGCAAAGTTGTGCGCGCCGGCGGCGCGGTACAGTTCGGCGGCAGCGGTCGGATCTGCGGGCCCGCCGCGGCCTTCCTCCATCATCAGCGCCAGATTGTAGCGGGCGCGGTCGTAGCCCTGGTCCGCCGCGTCGTTGTACCAGCGTCGCGCGGCGGTCTCGTCCTTGGTCAGCCCGCGGCCGAGTTCGTACGCGAGCGCGAGGTTGTACTGCGCCTCCGGGACGCCGCGGTTGGCGGCCTGGCGGAACCACAGCGCCGCCTCGAAGAAGTCCTGTTTCACGCCGGTCCCGTTGGCGTACATGTTGCCGACGTTGAACTGCGCGGGCGCGAAACCCTGCTGCGCGGCCTTGAGGTAGTGCCCGAACGCCGCTGCCGGGTTGGCGTTCACGCCGCGGCCGAGCTCCGTGAGCATCCCCAGGTTGAAACTCGCCGTCGCCAGCCCGCGGTCCGCCGCCTGCTGATAGAGGCGGATCGCCTCCCGGTAGTCCTGCGGCACGCCCTGGCCGTTCGCGTA
Protein-coding sequences here:
- a CDS encoding LysM peptidoglycan-binding domain-containing protein, which translates into the protein MRNPEAATRKFPIWKQRLLIAALLLGLAAPSIRAQQVDLETVRSRAERGDAEALNALGSAYANGQGVPQDYREAIRLYQQAADRGLATASFNLGMLTELGRGVNANPAAAFGHYLKAAQQGFAPAQFNVGNMYANGTGVKQDFFEAALWFRQAANRGVPEAQYNLALAYELGRGLTKDETAARRWYNDAADQGYDRARYNLALMMEEGRGGPADPTAAAELYRAAGAHNFAPAQNNLGILLAEGRGVMQNLLEAHAWLSLAVENGAKPTGRDIVAQQLTPAQATQAQVVLDTLRARLATDAKAAAPAVAANASAGAPPAAAPATPAPELAAVNAELATLKAELEALRAQNTKLSDTARDLAKEKADLEQRLQAAAAADAKAREEAAGRERLAADLATARTALAEAQATATQLSKENERLRTVAQPSPAQSNAAALRAQVDELTQQRQAAEQRATELAAQLAAARQTAAPAAADAKPETTNLTVAQLAEADPRIAKLLTENARLNDEVKSSTIRLTQMNRQLRALEEKSGGANAAAANVAAPAAPAADSAQLAALNQQLTALRAANEKLAEENKQLQAQAGTGAELATLRVQNARLRDELAGAAGIQDRVTRAEAALALAEKQRETLAAEKSALERQLAEAAAKRADTEPTDELRRQLGDTAAELGTAKRALADLQPQLEAAKAALEQERADKARISAALSEASASGAAALKQAVAGAGQELEAARAERDRAVRQLADVERAAREKPAVDPELAARLAAAEKSAQEQRAFVERLEQTNAQLNERLAGLAAERDRLAETARKLTEIQAELTQSQTQLTQSKEALAATTRERDAATAEKQAAQTQLEELSKRQGDREGFTQQLEQTNKQLNEQVAGLRAERDRLAQTAQSAQASANEGRTQLEGLTAKLQAAEAANRELTATADKLKQGRADATRQQEALAEATKQRDQLANEKAAAQQDVAQERTRAEKLAADLDAANRANTDLTGTVASLRKELDGAKQGGAAAIAVQTAAAKAAQATLAALQVEASDAGKARDALVRDKATLETELKQQRDALAQAQQARTALESEKTALEAELSKREQALAEAGKAGEALTAEKTAQQQSLAREQQAREALEQTKAELTRQLADVTAERDRLTAAQQDAAQERTRAEKLAADLDAANRANADLSGTVASLRKELDGAKQGGAAAIAVQTAAAKAAQATLAALQVEASDAGKARDALVRDKATLETELKQQRDALAQAQQARTALESEKTALQEELSKREQALAEAGKTADALTIEKTALRQELAKREQALAETGKTAESLGAEKTTLQQELTQRTQALAEARKSAEDAAAERASLQRALQQREQTLAQEQQARAQAQQARETLERERTNLAKQLADAEAERDRLTGVQQDALRARQSVEKLTAQLEAASSTIAELTATNDSLQKDLEVSKQGTAAALAAQAAAIKAAPTDAMKLEMQTLQEHVRSLESQLDAERKSSAQELATFAAQLQGARESNRALSDANRALMQVKAAEDSNVKAATDDLRAQLTAAQTELERTRGAQANLNTALETRTRELEQAREALKAPTQERDTLRTQVEQLFTRLNTADQQLAELRQSVIAAQGETEKVRTEYAAMQAKYADAAKATQQQATTVGELMEVNEKLATEKTTLEQQLAQLRQSTEGSKSELNDLRTRFAAANRVAQEQLAKINDLSEANERLQGNVKDLGAQVASLQADNTRLTAASADAATLRTAVEDLRGKFADAQSVGQRTAGTVAEITGANEKLTNDLRDAQAELASLRAERARLAQIEQARQEAEQRAASLAAAANQLAGAQRDLTTARAEIARLTETVQALDRDRTTRVTFLQQENAAITARLRQAQATLEQIASAARVLNPNAPSYVIPSAPQTVAAPSAPTTAQPVAPAPAPTRIHVVVEGDSLTRISQRYYGSGNRWQDIYDANRDLLRGENSLRPGQRLRIP